One segment of candidate division KSB1 bacterium DNA contains the following:
- a CDS encoding tRNA 2-thiocytidine(32) synthetase TtcA — MDRAVRDFGLICSGDRLLVGVSGGADSLSLLFLLADRAAVYGMNVQLVPAYLDMGFTPAAAQNVERMAGFFSRVAPTFHVEATQFGPQAHLPGAKRNPCFLCARLRRKRLFELAQAYGCNKIALGHHKDDIIETFLINVFYGREISTMVPRQEVFRGRFHIIRPLAYAWERDLKALAREQKLPVLEEGCPTEPVSKRAYVKDLLRRLEHDHRGTKENIFKALWRVKEAYLLAGASKAQA; from the coding sequence ATGGACAGGGCGGTGCGCGATTTCGGGCTTATCTGTTCAGGGGATCGGCTTCTTGTGGGGGTCTCAGGCGGCGCTGATTCTTTGAGCTTGCTGTTTTTGCTTGCAGACCGGGCCGCGGTTTATGGCATGAATGTCCAGCTGGTGCCAGCGTATTTGGACATGGGGTTTACGCCTGCAGCAGCACAAAACGTCGAACGCATGGCCGGTTTTTTCTCTCGCGTTGCTCCCACCTTTCATGTCGAAGCAACGCAATTCGGGCCACAGGCGCATCTCCCGGGAGCGAAGAGGAATCCCTGCTTTCTTTGTGCCCGCCTGCGCCGTAAGCGGCTGTTCGAGCTCGCGCAGGCCTACGGGTGCAACAAAATTGCCCTTGGCCACCACAAGGATGACATCATCGAAACCTTTCTGATCAACGTTTTCTACGGTCGCGAGATCAGCACTATGGTGCCGCGCCAGGAAGTCTTTCGAGGTCGATTCCACATCATACGTCCGCTGGCGTACGCGTGGGAGCGCGATTTGAAGGCGCTGGCACGGGAGCAGAAGTTGCCAGTGCTGGAGGAAGGGTGCCCCACCGAGCCCGTCTCCAAGCGGGCCTACGTCAAAGACCTCCTACGACGATTGGAGCACGACCACCGCGGAACCAAGGAGAACATCTTCAAGGCGTTGTGGCGGGTGAAAGAGGCCTATCTTCTTGCCGGGGCGAGCAAAGCCCAGGCTTAG
- a CDS encoding T9SS type A sorting domain-containing protein, which yields MRSKRQWLLATLLLGAVASLGLTAPQPAGPIAVVAGAEGGVVQLIDLTNNTLIATIPVFDPASRTYGVVPFDVKVTPDGLWAYVSSAATHQVYVVNMVLQRIEAVLQVRHGPTEMAISPDGAFVYVSCSLSGYQQTEYISVIATKDHTVFHEIPTEVAPLGLAFTPDGSRVLVANPAVGDAAGGTVTIIDAATHTIQGSVALGGTPAAVAVHPEGQYAYITNTSAGAVMVLDLQATPPAVVATLELGALTTPTSIAIAPDGKTAQVTNSFMGMVTILDLTNPAAPVVGGQVAVGTLPTDVVYSFDGNFSYVTNTGSNTVSVIDNTAQPPAVATTIDLGDVHPRGIDIARQPKEAEFVFPATRELPRLFLWLPSWRRSYTWVIDLPVDPASAAEAELIITARDIDNVGEAAVEVEGNPVPLTADIVSPGWLSSATANLPLSLSYLVPGNNMVTINLVGSTDGFLIEEVAILLRFAGTSNALRKFSPPERPQTNVVPQMIESFLLAGNFPNPFNPSTTIDFQLPKDSRVSITIFNSNGQLIRTLVDGNLQAGAHQVQWDGLDDQGNHVAAGVYLCRMKAGDFMDTKRMLLVK from the coding sequence ATGCGAAGCAAAAGACAGTGGCTACTGGCGACGCTGCTGCTTGGTGCGGTGGCGTCATTGGGACTGACTGCCCCGCAGCCGGCAGGCCCCATCGCCGTGGTGGCCGGCGCGGAAGGCGGAGTTGTCCAGCTCATTGACCTGACGAACAACACCCTCATCGCTACCATTCCAGTATTCGACCCTGCATCCCGCACCTACGGGGTCGTCCCCTTTGACGTAAAGGTCACACCCGATGGCCTCTGGGCCTACGTGAGCAGCGCGGCAACGCACCAGGTATATGTGGTGAACATGGTACTGCAGCGAATTGAGGCTGTGCTCCAGGTTCGCCACGGCCCCACGGAAATGGCCATCAGCCCAGACGGTGCCTTCGTCTACGTGAGTTGCTCACTCTCCGGTTATCAGCAGACTGAGTACATTTCGGTCATCGCGACCAAGGACCACACGGTCTTCCACGAGATCCCGACGGAGGTGGCGCCCTTGGGGTTGGCCTTCACACCCGATGGCTCAAGGGTATTGGTGGCCAACCCGGCAGTGGGTGACGCGGCGGGTGGCACGGTCACGATCATCGATGCTGCGACTCACACCATCCAGGGCAGCGTAGCGCTGGGTGGAACGCCTGCGGCCGTTGCTGTGCACCCTGAAGGTCAGTACGCGTACATCACCAACACGAGTGCAGGCGCGGTAATGGTCCTCGACCTACAGGCGACACCTCCTGCGGTCGTGGCCACTCTAGAGTTGGGAGCCCTCACCACTCCGACCTCTATCGCCATAGCGCCCGATGGCAAGACGGCACAAGTGACTAACAGCTTTATGGGCATGGTCACTATTCTCGACCTCACCAACCCCGCCGCACCGGTGGTCGGCGGCCAGGTGGCGGTGGGCACGCTCCCGACCGATGTAGTTTATTCATTCGACGGAAATTTTTCCTACGTGACTAATACCGGCTCGAACACGGTGTCGGTCATCGACAATACCGCGCAGCCACCTGCCGTTGCGACCACCATCGACCTTGGGGACGTGCACCCCCGAGGCATCGATATCGCCCGCCAGCCGAAGGAGGCGGAGTTCGTATTCCCCGCAACACGTGAACTCCCGCGTCTCTTCTTGTGGTTACCGTCGTGGCGGCGCTCGTACACCTGGGTCATCGACCTCCCGGTCGATCCAGCCTCCGCTGCCGAGGCGGAACTCATTATCACGGCTCGCGACATCGACAATGTGGGCGAAGCAGCGGTGGAGGTCGAAGGTAACCCCGTGCCGCTCACCGCTGACATCGTCTCCCCAGGATGGCTGAGCTCGGCTACGGCGAACTTGCCCCTAAGCTTGTCCTACCTAGTGCCTGGGAACAATATGGTTACTATCAACCTCGTCGGATCAACGGATGGCTTCCTCATTGAGGAGGTGGCCATTTTGCTGCGCTTCGCGGGCACCTCAAATGCACTGCGCAAGTTCTCGCCGCCAGAAAGACCGCAGACCAACGTCGTGCCACAAATGATTGAAAGCTTCCTGTTAGCGGGCAACTTCCCCAACCCCTTTAACCCGTCGACCACGATTGATTTTCAGCTGCCAAAGGACTCACGGGTGTCGATCACCATTTTCAACAGCAACGGGCAGCTTATCCGCACCCTGGTCGACGGGAACCTGCAAGCAGGGGCGCACCAGGTGCAATGGGATGGGTTGGACGACCAGGGCAACCATGTGGCCGCCGGTGTGTACCTCTGTCGCATGAAGGCAGGGGACTTTATGGACACCAAGAGGATGCTGCTGGTAAAGTAA